CTACTAGAAAAATGACATagatagattaaaaaaaatttgatttaatttgcagtgttattctaaaaattttgatcCGTCCAGCATATCATTAAATTAAATATCCAATTTAAttcccaaacttttaatttttcaatctaattgctcaatattttacaatttttttttataaatacaaTATTTTACGCCACTGGTTAaaatctcttcctcttctcccccATCAAGTTCAACCAGTAGGAGCacccgaaggagagagagacgattCTCAGATCTCAACCACCACAAGAGAAAGCTCAAAGCTTAACCTCGAACCCTTCACTCCGGCCATGGCGGTGGTTTCCACTTCCCTCACCTCCCAATTCTCCGGCCCTCCGCCGCTCCTCGAAGCTCGACCGCTCCCTCCCTCCCCGCCGCCCAGTCCTTCACCCGGCACGTCAATGCTCGAGTCTGCTTCTCTTCTTGTTCTCCTCATCAGAAGCCGTGCAGAGGCGTCGTTTCCATGGCCGGTAACGGCAAGGTACGTCCCAGTTACTACGCGCATCGCGTTCTTTTCCGTTCGGTCTCGAGTTCgcattgtgtttttttttatttgattgttgGTAATTCTGTTATGTGCGACGGCGCTTGATTTTGGTACGAGTCGTTGggtagggttttttttttctgtgatgGATGCTCACTGGAAATTTCTGTTCAATGAGATCTACGAAATTCCGTTCCGTGCATAACTTCAGTTTCTGTGGCTGGACAATTAGGCCGCGCAGAGTTTTCTAAAACGAGAATGGACGGTTTTGTTTTCAGACATGCAGTCGACTGATCCTTATTGATTTTGTTTGGATAACATTCCGACATTCACTGATTAGTCGACGTCTAACGTATCATTTTCTGTTGTTATTGCAGTTTTTCGTTGGTGGAAAGACTGGAAGTGTGTTAAGTACTCTTTTATCCCGTTGGCTTAAAATTGATGGTAAACTGAGGGTTGACGCCTTTTGAAATACTAAACTGAATGGCGTTGCATAAACCTGTTATCTCTAGCTTTTTAGTCTTATACGTAGAATGGAACTAAAGACTCCATCAGTAAGCTTGTTTCTgacttgaacagcttgagattgGAGCCTGATGTCGGCGAGTCCCAGTTTCCTTCGACCTGATTTCTATCCTCGTATCTTCTTTCCTTCACAAATTGTTAGGTTTGGTGTATACATCTTGagaaagttttgaacttttcgtcGAGTTTTAGGTGGAGTGATGCAGTAATAATTAGGCACTTAGAAAAGTTATACGAAGTTGAAAGCGAATAGCAGAATACCAGGTCGAACGTATTCTCTTTTCACCTTCTTGAGTTAATTTCGTCCTCTCTCTGGTAGATTTGCTCAGAACATTACAGTTGTCTATCTATTAGTGCTTTTTATAAAATGCTACGGTTCTAGCTTTGCCATGAAGATGTGAGTCATTAACACTGAATTTTCTGGAGTCATGTTGCTTCCCATGGCTTAAATGTCTTTTGTACTTCCAACAATTAAGGGAGCTATATACTAACAGAGTTATCTAAGTTGGATAGATTTGAAAAATTGGAGTTCAAGACAATTTGCCTCAGTAATTATTTCAACCTACACAGCAAAAATTTGACTATCTCTCCTATGGAGTTGATAAATGATGTTAAGTGTGCACCCTTTTTGAGATTGACGATCCCTAGTAGAAAGTTAAATGCATAAGGTTGGACTTTCTGAGACAGTATCAAAGAACAATGCAATTCTTTTTGCGTATGTGCCTGCACCACTCATCAGTCAAATTTCACATGCCGCTCCTTATTCGATTTGCAAGTGACAAGGAGTGTTGAAATATTTTTCCATGTCGCTCAACAGTGGGTCCCTCCATATATGCGTTTCACTTCTTCGGTATGGATTTTCTCACCATCGCCGGTTTCTACAATGCCGTGTTGTATCTACAACGTCTAGTTCACTTGCATGCCCTCCGCCGTCGCatcaaaaaagatttttttttatgttatcgAGGTTGGATCAACAAGTTcctatattcaaaatttgtcgttgcttttttttcttttttgactttttctatttctggccctcaaaaagagaagaaactgCAAAACAATCCACACCGTCCATTCCAACGTGGAATCTAGTCAGCACGAAGTCGTCGATAAAATCCCCTAGTCCTCCTTATCCACTCATCCATTCCCTCCACTTATCGAAGAAGAAGCTGTGGAGCGTTCGTTAAATCTCGAATGTATTAATAGAAGGTGagaatttatttcaaatttatagAATACGAGGACGTCAATTTACTTGGGAGTACTTGTTTCGAAAAGATTTCGAATAGATCATCTAATCAAAGTTCGTGAATAGCGACTCGAGTTAGTATTTTTCATCATGTCCACGCTATCCATCATCTACTCACGAAGAAGTTTCGAGTTACCGACGACAACAAATTCATCCCTTCTTAATTCTCGTTACCTAATCAATTTCATAATTGCCATTACAATATTGTCAAATTGTGTCGAGTTTCTTGAATATAGGTGAAGAAATAAAACCAAGTTACACGGCCGCATATTGAAATACATGGcgcaaaaaaaagaagggtcAAATCTGACAGGAACGAGCACATCAGATGGCCAACATCTTTTTAACAATGTGAAAAGTGAGTTCTCCTTCATTGCACGTGCCTTAATTTGCTGACTTTAAGAATTCAGGGGTATatctggaaaaacaaaaaggcaatTCGTGAGTCACGGCTAAGTTAACCATAGTTAGTTAACAGCGAAGAAGAAGTGTTCATTTCATGAAaaccttcaatttttacttttatcgcAATTCTACTATAGTCAGCCTTCCGTCCATAGTCATTTTAGTTAATTTTACGTGGCTCGACTTTTCTCGCCGAACTTAtaaatgaattttcgaaatttagaaacagtaTGTTTTAGGAACGTCGGGATTTTGATCGTTCGTTCAAATATCTCTATGTCTAGCCGTTTTTTGGGTTGTTGAGTACCGAAGAGAATACGAAATGTGCCATTTTGAGTGACTTTATATCTCCCGACAATATGTACGGGAACcaaataatagaagaaaagttcgggatttttttaatatcaattttgttgaggtgtaattcattaacgacgtagtgacaaaaaaaatatattagcgacatggaaataccatgtaagattaactaatagtGATGATGGATCGAAAGTTCACGATGATAGAAgcgggacaaaagtaaaagggacaaaataaaattttggatataacTGGAACATATGGTAAAATttagataaaagtaaaagttagattttttttttggataaaatttttttggatataattatcacaaatattaAAGTTGAAGGTATTTTTTGGATATCGGCTCCCCGAACGTTAATACACGAGGTGAAAATTTGTTTCGACAGTGCATTTATTATTTTGGTATTGAGACGAAAAGCGACGCATGCTTTTCATACCTCTTCATAAAGgacaaaaacggtgccgttttctCATTATCTGGAAATAGAAATAATTatctaagaaaaaaatatgtgtTTTAAAGTATATATCCAAATAAGATATAGAAATTTCTAATAGATTAGATGAAATCTCAATTTGCACCGTCAAATTATCGTGCGCGCCCTCCACCGTCGGATCATAGATCTAAACCACCCCCGAGAGGGACcaataagcaatcattttcgctcgggactttgctttttttgccccttttttattttctggccCTCGAGAATATGAGAAATTTCAGAACAGTCCCTTCCATGCCAACGAGGAATCGGGTCAGCAAGACAAACGTCTTCGATAAATCCGCTGCTCCTTATCCACTCCGCCCCATTTCCTGTGCTTATCGAAAGCCGCGGCGAATCTCCGCAACCTCCAACCACCTTcactgtcttcttcttcttcttcttcttcttcaactacTGATAGGAGGCCCATCGACTTTCTCTCCCTTCTGAGCTTTCATGGCCTCTCTGTCTCAATACCTTCTGCTCCTCTGCTCCTTCACGTGCTTGATCCACTCCTCCCGCTCCCGCACGCTCGTCCTTCCCTTGGCCAAAGACGCTTCCACGCTCCAATACGTGGCCACCGTCTACCACGGCCCTTCTCTCGACCCCGTTGAGCTCGCCGTGGACCTCGGCGGCCCATCTCTCTGGCTTGACTGCTCCGCCTCCTCGTCCGCCTCCGTCCGCCGAGTCCCCTGCCGTTCCATCGCGTGCTTGGCCGCCACGTCCGACGTTTCCGGGCTTCGTCGCGCGTGCGCGGGCGGGGCCTGCTCCGATTGCGATGTTCAGTCGGAGAGCGGCGCTGCGGGCGAGGCCGCGTGCGGGGTGCTCGCGGAAGGAGCCGTGGCCGTCGATGCTGTGGACGGGTCAGGGGAGAGATCGGTCGCGGCCGTCGACCGGTTCCTGATCTCCTGCGCGCGCGCGGCGCCGGGATTTGGAGCGGGCGGAGTCAGAGGGACGTTGGGGTTGGGACGGAGTCGAATTTCGCTGCCGTCGCAGGTAATTCTTTGCGTTGAGCTGTTTCATCTTTTTGTGTCGACAATTTGTTATTTCTTGGGCAAGGATTCTGATATTAATAAGATGACAAACTCTTTTGTCCAGATGGCGACGGCGTTCGGCATCCGCCGGAGATTCTTCGCGTGCCTATCGGCGTCGGAGGGCGTCATCGTTGCCGGCGACGGGCCATTCTTCTCCCACCTCAACGCCGACATCTCCAAATCCCTGACCTACACGCCCCTCGCGACCGCCAAATCGACGCGATCCTCAGACTACCTCATCAACCTCACCTCCATCAAGATCAACGGCAAGCGGCTCTCCCTCAACTCCTCGTCGCCGCGCTCGGTCAAGCTCAGCACCGCGATCCCGTACGCCGCCATGGTGAGCCCGATCTACTCTGTCTTCGCCGAGGCCTTCGCGGGAGCGGCCTCGGCCATGGGGATGGCCAGGGTCCCACCGGTGGGCCCGTTCCGGGTGTGCTTCGACCCGAGAAGCGTCAGCGCGACGGGGGTGGGGCCTGACGCGCCGGCAATCGATCTGGTGCTGCAGAGCGAGATGGTGAGGTGGAGGATTGGCGGGTCGAGCTCGATGGTGAGGATGAGCGACGAGGCGACGTGCTTGGGGGTGGTGGACGGCGGCAACGGGTTGGAGAGCTCGGTGGTGCTGGGAGGGCACCAGCTGGAGGACGTGCTGCTGGAGTTCGATTTCGGGGGTTCGAGGTTGGGGTTCGGCCCGCCGTCGGCAGGGCAATTGGGTTGTTCCGACTTGAGGCCGGGTTTCAATTCCATGGCGTTTCCGTCGCTATAGATGCAATTCCTCTTCTCATTCTGCTGCTTCGGTCGATGTAGTGTTCCATTGAGGACGAATTGGAAGATGTACAGAGTTCTGATAGAAATGAACACGATTGGAAGGAGCCAGGGGACTCGGAGCTGA
The genomic region above belongs to Rhodamnia argentea isolate NSW1041297 chromosome 6, ASM2092103v1, whole genome shotgun sequence and contains:
- the LOC115729273 gene encoding probable aspartic proteinase GIP2, giving the protein MASLSQYLLLLCSFTCLIHSSRSRTLVLPLAKDASTLQYVATVYHGPSLDPVELAVDLGGPSLWLDCSASSSASVRRVPCRSIACLAATSDVSGLRRACAGGACSDCDVQSESGAAGEAACGVLAEGAVAVDAVDGSGERSVAAVDRFLISCARAAPGFGAGGVRGTLGLGRSRISLPSQMATAFGIRRRFFACLSASEGVIVAGDGPFFSHLNADISKSLTYTPLATAKSTRSSDYLINLTSIKINGKRLSLNSSSPRSVKLSTAIPYAAMVSPIYSVFAEAFAGAASAMGMARVPPVGPFRVCFDPRSVSATGVGPDAPAIDLVLQSEMVRWRIGGSSSMVRMSDEATCLGVVDGGNGLESSVVLGGHQLEDVLLEFDFGGSRLGFGPPSAGQLGCSDLRPGFNSMAFPSL